A stretch of the Parabacteroides timonensis genome encodes the following:
- a CDS encoding sulfide/dihydroorotate dehydrogenase-like FAD/NAD-binding protein, which yields MNKIVSKEHFSANVVKLEVEAPLIARSRKAGHFVIVKVGEKGERIPLTIAGADTQKGTITLVIQAVGGSSKKICDLNVGDYITDLVGPLGQATHIEKVGTVVCAGGGVGVAPLLPIVEAFHKAGNRVIVVLAARTKDLVILEDQMKANSDEVIVMTDDGSYGTKGLVTNGVESVINREKVDLCVTIGPAIMMKFVSALTKKYEIPTVASLNTIMVDGTGMCGACRITVGGKTKFVCVDGPEFDAHQVDFDEMLMRLGAYKDIEKK from the coding sequence ATGAATAAAATTGTAAGTAAAGAACATTTCTCTGCCAACGTGGTGAAGCTGGAAGTGGAGGCTCCTCTGATTGCCCGCTCACGTAAGGCCGGTCACTTTGTGATCGTGAAAGTGGGAGAGAAAGGTGAACGCATCCCTTTAACCATTGCAGGGGCAGACACTCAGAAAGGAACCATCACCCTGGTGATCCAGGCCGTAGGCGGTTCATCCAAGAAGATCTGCGATTTGAACGTAGGCGATTATATTACCGACCTGGTAGGTCCGCTGGGACAAGCTACCCACATCGAAAAAGTAGGTACGGTTGTTTGTGCCGGAGGGGGCGTAGGTGTAGCACCGCTGTTACCTATCGTTGAAGCATTCCATAAGGCCGGAAACCGTGTGATCGTGGTATTGGCAGCACGTACCAAAGACCTGGTGATCCTCGAAGACCAGATGAAGGCCAACTCCGACGAAGTGATCGTGATGACCGACGACGGTTCCTACGGTACCAAAGGATTGGTGACGAACGGTGTTGAAAGCGTGATCAACCGTGAGAAGGTAGACCTGTGTGTAACCATCGGCCCGGCTATCATGATGAAATTTGTTTCGGCACTTACAAAGAAATACGAGATACCTACCGTCGCTTCCCTGAATACGATCATGGTAGACGGAACGGGTATGTGCGGCGCCTGCCGTATCACGGTGGGTGGAAAGACCAAGTTCGTCTGTGTGGACGGACCGGAGTTCGATGCTCATCAGGTTGATTTCGACGAGATGCTTATGCGTCTGGGTGCTTATAAAGATATTGAAAAGAAATAA
- a CDS encoding co-chaperone GroES gives MQLSIDQKDVDKFIMIGDKVLIKPKNPQSQTKSGLYLPPTVQQEKIQSGYIIKVGPGFPLPSQSEEHEVWEKKKDGEVHYLPLQAHEGDLAVFLQNAAYEINFNDEKFLIVPHSAILMLLRDEGLFE, from the coding sequence ATGCAATTATCAATAGACCAGAAAGACGTAGATAAATTCATCATGATAGGCGACAAGGTGCTTATCAAACCCAAGAACCCGCAGAGCCAGACCAAGTCAGGCCTTTACCTGCCCCCTACGGTGCAGCAGGAAAAGATACAAAGCGGATATATCATCAAGGTAGGCCCCGGCTTCCCGCTCCCGTCCCAGAGCGAAGAGCACGAAGTATGGGAAAAGAAGAAGGATGGAGAGGTTCATTACCTGCCTTTGCAGGCGCATGAAGGCGATCTGGCTGTGTTCCTGCAAAATGCCGCTTACGAGATCAACTTTAACGACGAGAAGTTCTTGATCGTGCCCCATTCTGCTATCCTGATGTTGCTGCGCGACGAAGGATTGTTCGAATAA
- a CDS encoding SRPBCC family protein: MTEFVSEIKTIPHNEDRVYAMLSDLSNLERVKDRIPQDKIKDFEFDSDSCSFAVDPVGKIRFEIVEREPNKTIKFTTTNSPVPLFLWIQLKQVEENDTRLKMTIRADLNPFIKPMVSKPLQDALDKISTVIASLPY; the protein is encoded by the coding sequence ATGACAGAATTTGTAAGTGAGATCAAAACGATCCCTCACAACGAGGATCGTGTCTATGCAATGCTGTCCGACCTTTCCAACCTGGAACGGGTTAAGGACCGCATTCCACAGGATAAAATTAAAGACTTTGAGTTCGACAGCGACTCTTGTAGTTTCGCTGTCGACCCCGTAGGTAAGATACGTTTCGAGATCGTTGAACGCGAACCGAACAAAACAATCAAATTTACTACAACCAACTCGCCCGTTCCCCTTTTCCTCTGGATCCAACTGAAACAGGTGGAAGAGAACGACACGCGGTTGAAAATGACGATCCGCGCCGATCTGAACCCGTTTATCAAACCGATGGTATCGAAACCGTTGCAGGACGCACTCGACAAAATATCAACTGTGATTGCCTCCCTGCCCTATTAA
- the argH gene encoding argininosuccinate lyase, translating to MAQKLWEKNVQVDKEVETFTVGRDREMDLYLVKYDVLGSMAHITMLESIGLLTKEELTVLLAELKNIYAVADSGQFVIEEGVEDVHSQVELMLTRRLGDVGKKIHSGRSRNDQVLLDLKLYTRAQIQELVELTNGLFEVLISQSNRYSEVLMPGYTHLQVAMPSSFGLWFGAYAESLADDLQMMQAAYKVCNRNPLGSAAGYGSSFPLNRTMTTELLGFDSMDYNVVYAQMGRGKMERTVAFAMAGIAATISKLAFDACMFNSQNFGFVKLPDQFTTGSSIMPHKKNPDVFELTRAKCNKIQGLPQQITLICNNLPSGYFRDLQIIKEVFLPAFDELKDCLRMVTYMMREVKVNEHILDDDKYSLLFSVEEVNRLVLEGVPFRDAYKQVGLEIEAGNFTPNKAVNHTHEGSIGNLCNDSISALMQNIIDGFSFNKVNEAEKKLLA from the coding sequence ATGGCTCAGAAACTTTGGGAAAAAAATGTACAAGTAGACAAGGAAGTCGAAACCTTTACCGTAGGCCGGGACCGTGAAATGGATCTTTACCTGGTTAAGTATGACGTTCTTGGCTCGATGGCCCATATCACGATGCTGGAAAGTATCGGGCTGCTCACGAAAGAGGAACTGACGGTTCTGCTGGCAGAACTGAAAAACATCTATGCCGTTGCCGACAGCGGCCAGTTCGTTATCGAAGAGGGCGTGGAAGACGTTCATTCGCAGGTGGAACTGATGCTGACACGCCGTCTGGGCGACGTTGGCAAGAAGATACACAGCGGACGTTCGCGCAACGACCAGGTATTGCTCGACCTGAAACTGTACACGCGTGCACAGATACAGGAGTTGGTGGAACTGACGAACGGCCTGTTCGAGGTACTGATAAGCCAGAGCAACCGTTATAGCGAGGTGTTGATGCCGGGATATACGCATTTGCAGGTGGCAATGCCTTCATCGTTCGGTCTGTGGTTCGGTGCGTATGCCGAGAGCCTGGCTGACGATTTGCAGATGATGCAGGCGGCTTACAAGGTGTGCAACCGCAATCCGCTGGGTTCGGCTGCCGGATACGGCTCATCTTTCCCCTTGAACCGCACAATGACTACCGAGCTGTTGGGTTTCGACTCGATGGATTATAACGTGGTATATGCCCAGATGGGACGTGGCAAAATGGAACGTACGGTGGCTTTTGCGATGGCGGGTATTGCCGCAACGATTTCGAAGCTGGCGTTCGATGCTTGTATGTTCAACAGCCAGAATTTCGGGTTCGTCAAGTTGCCGGACCAGTTCACGACAGGTTCGAGCATCATGCCGCACAAGAAGAATCCGGACGTGTTCGAGTTGACGCGTGCGAAATGCAATAAGATACAAGGCCTGCCGCAGCAGATCACGCTGATATGCAATAACCTGCCGTCGGGCTATTTCCGCGACCTGCAGATCATCAAGGAGGTGTTCCTGCCTGCTTTCGACGAACTGAAGGATTGCCTTCGTATGGTTACCTATATGATGCGCGAAGTGAAGGTGAACGAGCATATTCTCGACGACGATAAATATTCCCTGCTGTTCAGCGTGGAAGAGGTAAACCGCCTCGTCCTGGAAGGAGTTCCTTTCCGCGACGCTTACAAACAGGTGGGTCTGGAGATCGAAGCGGGCAATTTCACACCGAACAAGGCCGTGAACCATACACACGAAGGTAGTATCGGTAATCTGTGCAACGACAGTATTTCTGCTCTGATGCAAAATATTATCGACGGTTTCTCGTTTAATAAGGTAAACGAAGCTGAAAAGAAACTGTTAGCATAA
- a CDS encoding DUF4248 domain-containing protein, which translates to MEGKKNELSPWRRAYGVTEFAQLYFPGQTPVIAYKRMWEWIRTSRGLKAKLEAAGWVKFQKLYTPKQVGVLIEHLGEP; encoded by the coding sequence ATGGAAGGTAAAAAAAACGAACTATCTCCCTGGAGGAGAGCGTATGGGGTAACGGAATTCGCCCAGTTGTATTTTCCCGGCCAGACACCGGTGATTGCCTATAAACGTATGTGGGAATGGATACGCACTTCGCGCGGACTGAAGGCCAAACTGGAAGCCGCCGGGTGGGTGAAATTCCAGAAACTCTACACGCCGAAGCAAGTCGGCGTATTGATCGAACATTTGGGAGAACCCTGA
- a CDS encoding DUF4251 domain-containing protein yields the protein MKRVLLLLAVLLFGLGSGTMMAQQDKAAEKAAKKAEKEARKAAEEAENMALFEQAVQALNSKDFVLEADRVEFKRGRFVYVTPSTNFVSMDGNRATIQLAFNGAYAGPNGIGGITVEGNASNVEMKTDKKGNVTFSMMVQGVAVSANVTFRMVKGSNKCTATVSPNFNSNRISFTGSLYPTEQSNVFKGRSI from the coding sequence ATGAAAAGAGTATTATTATTGCTAGCTGTCCTGCTGTTTGGGCTCGGTTCAGGAACTATGATGGCACAACAGGATAAAGCAGCGGAAAAGGCTGCAAAGAAGGCAGAAAAAGAAGCCCGGAAAGCAGCGGAAGAAGCCGAGAACATGGCTTTGTTTGAACAAGCCGTCCAGGCTCTTAACAGTAAAGACTTCGTGCTCGAAGCCGATCGTGTAGAGTTTAAACGCGGACGTTTTGTGTATGTAACTCCCAGCACTAACTTTGTATCGATGGATGGAAACCGGGCAACAATCCAGTTGGCATTCAACGGAGCTTATGCAGGCCCTAACGGTATAGGCGGTATCACTGTCGAAGGTAATGCTTCCAATGTCGAAATGAAGACCGATAAAAAAGGCAACGTCACTTTCAGTATGATGGTACAGGGCGTAGCCGTATCGGCAAACGTTACTTTCCGCATGGTAAAAGGTTCCAACAAATGTACGGCCACTGTAAGTCCTAACTTCAACAGCAACCGTATCTCATTTACCGGTTCCTTGTATCCGACAGAACAATCCAACGTGTTTAAGGGACGCTCCATTTAA
- a CDS encoding type II toxin-antitoxin system HicB family antitoxin has product MNTLTYKGYIGSVNFSDKDNLFFGKIEGINGLVNFEGESVSELRRAFQEAVDDYLAYCEEEGIQPHKSYSGSLNVRISPEIHNKIAMLAKQAGISINAFIKEALEKQVASLL; this is encoded by the coding sequence ATGAATACATTAACTTACAAAGGCTATATTGGCTCTGTTAATTTTAGCGATAAAGATAACCTCTTCTTTGGAAAAATAGAGGGCATTAACGGACTTGTCAATTTTGAAGGTGAAAGCGTTAGTGAATTGAGAAGGGCTTTTCAGGAAGCAGTAGACGATTATTTGGCTTATTGTGAAGAGGAGGGGATTCAGCCTCATAAAAGCTATTCAGGCTCTTTGAACGTGCGTATTTCGCCTGAGATTCATAATAAGATCGCAATGTTGGCAAAACAGGCCGGTATTTCTATTAATGCCTTTATAAAAGAAGCGTTGGAAAAGCAGGTTGCTTCTTTGCTGTAA
- the gltA gene encoding NADPH-dependent glutamate synthase, translating to MTTAELIAARRSEPWREELRKSKKNKERTDIPRVEMNELDPEYRSHTRLEEVNLGLTKEQAMQEAQRCLDCPNPTCMEGCPVSINIPTFIKNIERGEFLEAAKVLKETSALPAVCGRVCPQEKQCESKCIHLKMKKAPVAIGYLERFAADYERESGQISVPEIAEKNGVKIAVIGSGPAGLSFAGDMAKRGYEVTVFEALHEIGGVLKYGIPEFRLPNKIVDVEIEGLRKMGVKFISNCIVGKTISYEDLQEEGFKGFFAASGAGLPNFMNIPGENLIGVMSSNEYLTRVNLMDAANPESDTPVLQGKKVAVIGGGNTAMDSVRTARRLGAERAMIVYRRSEEEMPARIEEVKHAKEEGVEFLTLHNPIEYIGDERGRVKQMRLQKMELGEPDASGRRRPVPIEGAIDTIDVDEVIVSVGVSPNPLIPRAFSGLEVSKWGTIVVDQDTMRSALPDVYAGGDIVRGGATVILAMGDGRKAAAAMDASLQGK from the coding sequence ATGACAACAGCAGAACTAATTGCAGCCCGCCGTTCCGAACCCTGGAGGGAAGAACTGCGCAAAAGCAAAAAAAATAAAGAACGCACGGATATTCCCCGTGTAGAAATGAATGAACTCGATCCGGAGTACCGTAGCCATACCCGCTTGGAAGAGGTGAACCTGGGTCTGACAAAGGAACAGGCCATGCAGGAGGCACAACGTTGCCTCGACTGTCCGAACCCGACCTGTATGGAAGGTTGTCCGGTAAGTATCAATATCCCGACATTCATCAAGAATATCGAGCGCGGCGAGTTCCTGGAAGCAGCTAAAGTGCTTAAGGAAACCAGTGCTCTGCCGGCTGTTTGTGGTCGTGTTTGTCCGCAGGAGAAACAGTGCGAAAGCAAATGTATTCATCTGAAGATGAAAAAGGCTCCGGTAGCTATCGGTTACCTCGAACGTTTCGCTGCCGACTACGAACGGGAGAGCGGCCAGATCTCAGTGCCTGAGATTGCAGAAAAGAACGGTGTCAAGATCGCCGTGATCGGCTCCGGTCCTGCCGGCCTTTCTTTTGCCGGCGATATGGCGAAGCGAGGATATGAAGTCACCGTGTTCGAAGCATTGCACGAGATCGGCGGTGTATTGAAATACGGTATCCCCGAATTTCGTCTGCCTAATAAGATCGTGGATGTGGAGATCGAAGGCCTTCGTAAGATGGGCGTGAAGTTCATATCCAACTGCATTGTCGGCAAGACGATCAGTTACGAGGATCTGCAAGAAGAAGGCTTCAAAGGTTTCTTTGCCGCCAGTGGTGCCGGCCTGCCCAACTTCATGAACATACCGGGTGAGAACCTGATCGGTGTCATGTCGTCCAACGAATACCTGACACGCGTCAACCTGATGGACGCAGCCAATCCTGAGAGCGATACCCCTGTGTTGCAAGGTAAGAAGGTAGCCGTGATCGGTGGAGGTAATACTGCGATGGACTCAGTCCGTACGGCCCGCCGTCTGGGAGCCGAACGTGCCATGATCGTTTACCGTCGTAGCGAAGAAGAAATGCCTGCCCGTATCGAGGAAGTGAAACATGCCAAGGAAGAGGGCGTGGAATTCCTGACCTTGCACAACCCGATCGAATATATCGGCGACGAACGAGGCCGTGTTAAACAGATGCGCCTGCAGAAGATGGAACTGGGTGAACCGGATGCTTCCGGCCGCCGTCGTCCCGTACCCATAGAAGGTGCCATCGATACGATCGATGTAGACGAAGTTATCGTCAGCGTCGGTGTTTCTCCCAACCCGCTTATCCCGCGTGCCTTCAGCGGCCTGGAAGTGAGCAAATGGGGCACGATTGTAGTCGATCAGGATACCATGCGTTCGGCGCTGCCGGATGTATATGCCGGAGGCGACATCGTGAGAGGTGGTGCTACTGTTATCCTGGCGATGGGTGATGGCCGTAAAGCTGCTGCCGCCATGGATGCCAGCCTGCAAGGAAAATGA
- the pyrE gene encoding orotate phosphoribosyltransferase, with the protein MKTLERLVAEKLLKIKAVKLQPANPFTWASGWKSPIYCDNRKTLSYPAVRSFIKLELARVISEKYENADAIAGVATGAIAQGALVADLLGLPFVYIRATPKDHGLENLIEGELKPGSKVVIIEDLVSTGGSSLKAVQAVRNFGCDVVGMVAIFTHGFPVAAQQFKDAKVTLTTLSNYDAVIEEAVRTDYIDESEIATLQEWRKDPANWNPEA; encoded by the coding sequence ATGAAAACACTGGAAAGATTAGTTGCAGAGAAATTATTAAAAATTAAAGCCGTTAAATTACAACCGGCCAATCCGTTCACTTGGGCTTCCGGCTGGAAATCTCCGATTTACTGTGATAACAGAAAAACGCTTTCTTATCCGGCTGTTCGTAGTTTCATCAAACTGGAACTGGCACGTGTGATCAGCGAAAAATACGAAAACGCAGACGCCATCGCAGGAGTTGCCACAGGAGCTATCGCACAGGGTGCGTTGGTTGCCGATTTATTGGGACTGCCTTTTGTTTACATCCGCGCAACGCCGAAGGATCACGGACTGGAAAACCTTATCGAAGGTGAATTGAAACCGGGATCGAAAGTAGTCATCATCGAAGACCTGGTATCGACCGGCGGTAGCAGCTTGAAAGCCGTACAGGCCGTACGTAACTTCGGTTGCGACGTAGTAGGTATGGTTGCCATCTTCACACACGGCTTCCCTGTAGCTGCACAGCAATTCAAGGATGCTAAAGTGACGCTGACTACACTGAGCAATTACGATGCCGTTATCGAAGAAGCTGTACGTACAGACTATATCGACGAATCGGAAATCGCTACGCTGCAGGAATGGCGTAAAGACCCTGCAAACTGGAACCCTGAAGCATAA
- a CDS encoding HU family DNA-binding protein, with protein sequence MSVKYKLVLKKDLTKGAAAGAKRYYASAPVSGTMYFNSICDVIADRSTASDGDVALVVRGLLRATEEALLRNEVVELDTLGRFRLSLGSSGSLTEKDFQASMIRKPKIIFTPGARLRAMLEKISLERIGKETEPSQGGSGEDDRPVIE encoded by the coding sequence ATGTCAGTAAAGTACAAACTGGTCTTAAAAAAAGACCTTACGAAAGGAGCGGCCGCAGGTGCAAAACGGTATTATGCCTCCGCCCCGGTGAGCGGAACGATGTATTTTAATTCGATCTGCGATGTGATAGCCGACCGTTCGACAGCGAGCGACGGCGATGTGGCACTGGTGGTGCGCGGCCTGCTGCGTGCAACGGAAGAGGCGTTGTTGCGCAACGAAGTGGTGGAACTGGATACGCTGGGACGTTTCCGCCTGTCGCTGGGCAGTTCCGGCTCGCTAACCGAAAAGGATTTCCAGGCAAGTATGATCCGCAAGCCGAAGATCATCTTTACCCCCGGCGCCCGGTTGCGTGCCATGCTGGAAAAGATCAGCCTCGAACGCATCGGCAAGGAAACGGAACCGTCACAAGGCGGCAGTGGAGAAGACGACCGACCAGTCATTGAATGA
- a CDS encoding type II toxin-antitoxin system HicA family toxin, which yields MGTKEKLIVRFKALPSDFTFEELETLLKYFGYEKSNKGKTSGSRVIYKNKDKRPIMVHKPHPGNIIKSYAMKQILNDLIEAGFIK from the coding sequence ATGGGAACTAAAGAAAAACTAATAGTACGTTTTAAGGCCTTGCCTTCTGACTTTACTTTTGAGGAGTTGGAGACTCTCTTGAAGTATTTTGGGTATGAGAAATCAAATAAAGGCAAGACATCAGGATCAAGAGTTATATATAAAAATAAGGATAAACGTCCGATCATGGTACATAAGCCTCACCCGGGGAATATAATTAAGTCTTATGCCATGAAACAGATATTAAATGATTTAATAGAAGCTGGATTTATAAAATAA
- a CDS encoding Rieske (2Fe-2S) protein, translating into MKRIFFCLVVLLVMSCNKVNVSNIPYAQVYLELDLQFKDKDLVGSLNFKEITSEAGQNYGTRLGYSGVLVVNGFSATTGGTQYYAYDLCCPHEAQKNIKVKADNTGWAQCPECGTKYEIAYGSGTPSDGPSEFALTRFNVTQRGSELLIQY; encoded by the coding sequence ATGAAAAGAATATTTTTTTGTTTGGTGGTGTTGCTGGTGATGTCGTGCAATAAGGTGAATGTGTCGAACATCCCTTATGCACAGGTATACCTTGAACTGGACTTGCAGTTTAAGGACAAGGATCTGGTAGGTTCCCTTAACTTCAAAGAGATCACAAGCGAGGCTGGCCAGAATTACGGTACACGGCTCGGTTATTCGGGCGTGTTGGTCGTAAACGGTTTCAGCGCCACTACGGGAGGTACACAATATTATGCTTATGATCTGTGTTGTCCTCACGAAGCCCAGAAGAATATCAAAGTAAAAGCGGATAATACCGGTTGGGCACAATGTCCGGAATGCGGAACAAAGTACGAAATAGCGTATGGCTCTGGAACTCCGTCAGATGGGCCGTCAGAATTTGCACTTACGAGGTTTAATGTCACTCAGAGAGGGAGTGAACTATTGATCCAATATTAA
- a CDS encoding glucosaminidase domain-containing protein, translating into MTAQQIKFIKDSLQAAVSAGAAFHMNPSVILAQAAFESGWGTSRLATESNNFFGLTAYGCSNEYWHGGKTKVKTDSYSLDFRRYDTRVNSFLDFARLIRSSYRMAWQCSNDPEAYAREIAYSPYISELNGDDRESYRRSLVQIERTVQALVALVGG; encoded by the coding sequence ATGACAGCACAACAAATCAAATTCATCAAAGACTCCCTGCAGGCTGCCGTGTCTGCAGGTGCAGCTTTCCACATGAACCCTTCCGTGATACTGGCACAGGCAGCCTTCGAAAGCGGATGGGGTACGAGCCGGCTGGCAACGGAGAGTAACAATTTCTTCGGCCTGACAGCCTACGGTTGCAGCAACGAGTACTGGCACGGCGGGAAAACGAAGGTGAAAACCGATAGCTATTCGCTCGACTTCCGCCGCTACGACACCCGCGTAAACTCTTTCCTCGACTTCGCCCGCCTGATCCGGAGTAGCTACCGCATGGCCTGGCAGTGCAGCAACGACCCGGAAGCTTATGCCCGCGAAATAGCCTATAGCCCCTACATCAGCGAACTGAACGGCGACGACCGCGAATCCTACCGCCGCAGCCTCGTCCAGATAGAGAGGACGGTACAGGCTCTCGTGGCGTTGGTGGGAGGTTAG